The DNA segment TGCGGTGAGGGGCGCCTGCCCCCGCCCCTGCCTCTGCCCCTGCGCTCCCCGCCCCTGCCGCTTCGGGTTTGTCGGACAAGAGGCTGTTTGTCGGACGAGTTCTGGCCGACACGTCCGACAATCAGGCACTTGTCCGACATTCGTGGAGTCGGCCGCCTGAGCCCACCGCGTTGGGCACGTCAGAGCATCGCGGCGAAGGCGACGCCCATCCCCGCCGCCATCGCGAGGCTCACGGCCGCCTCGACGGCGGGAGGAAGGGCTGTCGGGATGTCTCGCCCACCGCCGCTCCCGGCACGAACTGCAGCGAGCCGCGACACGAGCCTCGCGCCGAACCACGCCGCTGCGACCGCGAACAGGGCGACGAACGCCCACGTGAGCGCGGCCGCCCAGAGAGGTTGCTGCCAGCCCGCCGCGCCGCCGGCACTCGCGAGCCCCGAGGCATCCGGCGCATCTAGCGCGCCCGGGCCACCCGCCATCGCCAACTCGTGATGCATGACCGACGCTCCCCCGACGGCTCCCGCCGCGAGCACGACGAGCACGCTCATCCACACCATGGCGCCCATCATCGCGCCGTGGTACCAGAGCAGCGTGCCCGTGGCGTGATGCCCGGTGCCGGGGCCGATGCGCGTGCCCGGACGCGAGATCGCGAGCGACAGGTACCAGAGCGCGAACGCGCCGAATACGGCGATCCAGATCGCCTGCGGCACGACCGCCGACCACCCCCACGGCATGAGCGCCATGACGCCCGCCATGATCGCGTGCGCCGCGTACGAGACGCCGTCGGGCGTCCGCCCCGCACGGGCCAGCCCGACCAGCGACGCCCCGCCCAGGGCGGCGAACCACAGGGTGAACCCCCATGAGAACGCCGCCGTTGCGATCATCTTCAGAGTCTACGAGCGGGGCCCCGCGGCGCGATGGATGCCCGGCCGCCGGGACTCGCTATCCTCACCACATGAGCGATCAGCGGCACCTCGTGGAGGAGTATCTCGACGGCTTCCGCGCGAGCGACCACGCCCGCATCCTCGCCACACTGACCGACGACGTCGAATGGGTCATCCACGGGCACCGCACGACCCACGGGAAGGCCGAGTTCGACGGCGAGATCGAGAACCCCGCATTCACCGGGAGCCCCGAGCTCGAGGTCCATCGCGTCTTCGAAGACGGTCCGGTCGTCGTGACGACCGGCGAAGGCCGCGGCGCGACGGCCGAGCACGGGCCGTTCCGGTTCGCGTTCAACGACCTCTTCACCTTCCGCGACGGACTCATCGCCCGCGTCGACTCGTACATCGTGCCGCTGCCGTAGCCGACGGCGCAAGATCACCGTCGACCCCACCCGCAGCTACCAACGCAAAAACGGCTGAACCCCCGAAACCGGGGTTCAGCCGTTCACGATGTCCTGAGACATCACAGTGCGGAGACGAGGGGATTTGAACCCCTGGTCCCCTTACGGGGACTCCACCTTAGCAGGGTGGTGCACTCGACCGGACTATGCGACGTCTCCTTGCATGCGCGAGCGCACGCGACAGCAATCATAACCCGGTGATGCCGGGAATGACGATTCGAGCAGGCGAGGGGCCCTATTGGTCGTCGAGTGTGCGGCCCGACGAGCAGCGCACGTCAGCCGCGGTCTGGCCCGAGACTCCGTCGGGGAGAGCCGCAGCGGGAGGTCCTGCGGGGGCCGCGGGGTCAGCGGGCGCTGCCGGATCCGCTGCATCGGTGGGCGCTGCGGGATCGGCCGGGGGCGCCGCGTTGGGGTCGGTCTCGGAGGCGAAGTCGGCGTCTTGCACGGTCGGCAGCACGACCGGGACATCCTGCTGGAGCGCCTGGTTGACCGAGTCTGCGAGCCAGTTCGGTGCGACCGCACCGCCGCCGTCGACGTAGCTCGTGGGGTACTGGATGAACGCGATCTTCGAGAGGTCGACGTCCTGCATGGCCTTCGCGATCGAAACGAGCATCGGGATGTTTCCGAGACTCGAGGAGAGCTGCATGTTCGAGAGGACGGCCTTCGCGATGCCGAAGAGCTTGACCGGGTCGGCCAGCGTGCCGTCGGACTGGACCTTGCGGGCGAGGGAGGACATGAAGACCTGCTGGTTCGAGATGCGTCCGAGGTCGCTGCCGTCGCCGACGCCGTGTCGGGTGCGCAAGAACTGCAGAGCGGCCATGCCTGAGAGTGTGTGCGGTCCCGCCTCGAGGAAGGTGCCCGTGTACTCGTCCTCGATGGGCTCGGCGACGCAGACGTCGACGCCGCCGATCGCCTCGGAGAGCCCCGCGACGCCGAGGAACTGCACGACCCCGGCAAACGGGATCGTCACGCCGACGAGCTGCTCGACCGTCTTCACGACGCAGTCCATGCCGCCGTTCTCGGCGCCACCATAGGAGAGCACGGTGTTGATCTTGACCGACGAGAGCGCCGAGAGG comes from the Agromyces protaetiae genome and includes:
- a CDS encoding nuclear transport factor 2 family protein, encoding MSDQRHLVEEYLDGFRASDHARILATLTDDVEWVIHGHRTTHGKAEFDGEIENPAFTGSPELEVHRVFEDGPVVVTTGEGRGATAEHGPFRFAFNDLFTFRDGLIARVDSYIVPLP
- a CDS encoding DUF5134 domain-containing protein yields the protein MIATAAFSWGFTLWFAALGGASLVGLARAGRTPDGVSYAAHAIMAGVMALMPWGWSAVVPQAIWIAVFGAFALWYLSLAISRPGTRIGPGTGHHATGTLLWYHGAMMGAMVWMSVLVVLAAGAVGGASVMHHELAMAGGPGALDAPDASGLASAGGAAGWQQPLWAAALTWAFVALFAVAAAWFGARLVSRLAAVRAGSGGGRDIPTALPPAVEAAVSLAMAAGMGVAFAAML
- a CDS encoding LCP family protein: MNEELRPTTRRAVKTPSIARHGKLKRRSAWKTIATIVASTLAVVLVSGVSVGAYAAMDLVQTAKPTVKLESEKVLEGVPDIGAIDGGVNLLVIGSDSRQGQGMAFGDPDEETAVLNDVTMLLHISQDHSHVEVISFPRDMLVSVPGTCVDPDDPSDTLSALSSVKINTVLSYGGAENGGMDCVVKTVEQLVGVTIPFAGVVQFLGVAGLSEAIGGVDVCVAEPIEDEYTGTFLEAGPHTLSGMAALQFLRTRHGVGDGSDLGRISNQQVFMSSLARKVQSDGTLADPVKLFGIAKAVLSNMQLSSSLGNIPMLVSIAKAMQDVDLSKIAFIQYPTSYVDGGGAVAPNWLADSVNQALQQDVPVVLPTVQDADFASETDPNAAPPADPAAPTDAADPAAPADPAAPAGPPAAALPDGVSGQTAADVRCSSGRTLDDQ